Proteins from one Arthrobacter sp. Soc17.1.1.1 genomic window:
- the serC gene encoding phosphoserine transaminase — protein sequence MSDSPRIPDHLLPSDGRFGAGPSKVRSGQVDALVAAGRSLLGTSHRQAPVRDLVGRVRSGLSTFFGAPDGYEVVLGVGGSTAFWDVATFGLVERKAQHLSFGEFGSKFASATGRAPFLDASSVITSEPGTRPDPVAEAGVDTYAWPQNETSTGVAAPVRRIDGADDGALVVVDATSAAGGLDVDVAQADVYYFAPQKNFASDGGLWLGLFSPAALERAARIDAGDRWIPDFLNLQTAIDNSRLNQTYNTPSLSTLVTLDAQVQWLNAQGGLPFAAARTADSAGRLYRWAEASAVARPYVVRPEDRSNVIVTVDFDDAVDAARIAAILRANGIVDVEPYRKLGRNQLRVATFVAIEPDDVSALIACIDHVVENLL from the coding sequence ATGAGTGACTCGCCCCGCATCCCCGACCACCTCCTGCCCTCGGACGGCCGTTTCGGCGCGGGCCCGTCGAAGGTCAGGAGCGGCCAGGTGGACGCCCTCGTGGCGGCGGGTCGGTCCCTGCTCGGGACCTCGCACCGGCAGGCCCCTGTCCGGGACCTCGTCGGCCGGGTGCGGTCGGGTCTCAGCACGTTCTTCGGCGCCCCCGACGGGTACGAGGTGGTCCTCGGCGTCGGCGGATCCACCGCATTCTGGGACGTCGCCACGTTCGGGCTCGTCGAGCGGAAGGCGCAGCACCTGTCCTTCGGCGAGTTCGGCTCGAAGTTCGCCTCCGCGACCGGCAGGGCGCCGTTCCTGGACGCGTCCTCCGTCATCACGTCGGAACCCGGCACGCGGCCGGACCCTGTCGCGGAGGCCGGCGTGGACACCTACGCCTGGCCGCAGAACGAGACGTCCACCGGTGTCGCCGCTCCGGTCCGGAGGATCGACGGCGCCGACGACGGTGCACTCGTGGTCGTCGACGCCACGTCGGCCGCCGGCGGCCTCGACGTGGACGTGGCGCAGGCCGATGTCTACTACTTCGCGCCGCAGAAGAACTTCGCGTCCGACGGCGGCCTGTGGCTGGGACTCTTCTCCCCCGCCGCACTCGAACGCGCCGCGCGGATCGATGCCGGCGACCGTTGGATCCCGGATTTCCTGAACCTCCAGACCGCCATCGACAACTCGCGCCTGAACCAGACCTACAACACGCCGTCGCTGTCCACGCTCGTGACGCTCGACGCGCAGGTGCAGTGGCTCAACGCGCAGGGCGGGCTGCCCTTCGCGGCCGCACGGACGGCGGATTCGGCGGGGCGCCTGTACCGCTGGGCCGAGGCGTCCGCCGTCGCCCGCCCGTATGTCGTCCGTCCCGAAGACCGCTCGAACGTGATCGTGACCGTGGATTTCGACGACGCCGTGGATGCAGCACGCATCGCCGCGATCCTCCGGGCCAACGGGATCGTCGACGTGGAGCCCTATCGCAAGCTGGGCCGCAACCAGCTCAGGGTCGCCACGTTCGTGGCGATCGAGCCCGACGACGTCTCGGCCCTGATCGCCTGCATCGATCACGTCGTCGAGAACCTCCTCTAG
- a CDS encoding metal-dependent transcriptional regulator, translated as MTDLIDTTEMYLRTILELEEENIVALRARIAERLRHSGPTVSQTIGRMERDGLVVVSGDRHLELTELGRHRATGVMRKHRLAERLLSDVIGLDWAYVHDEACRWEHVMSERVERRLYELLGKPSESPYGNPIPGLAAIGGVESERFTDGVVTLLSAMGTYAPGNQVTLVRLAEPIQVDPELLTQLDEGGLRPGAQLTLESVGDYVSVRVPGVEGALELPPEVASHVFVSVAA; from the coding sequence ATGACGGACCTCATCGACACCACCGAGATGTACCTGCGGACCATCCTTGAACTCGAGGAAGAGAACATCGTCGCCCTCCGCGCGCGCATCGCCGAACGCCTCCGCCACTCGGGCCCGACCGTCTCGCAGACCATCGGCCGCATGGAGCGTGACGGTCTGGTGGTCGTCTCCGGTGACCGGCACCTCGAGCTCACCGAACTGGGCCGCCACAGGGCCACGGGTGTCATGAGGAAGCACCGTCTGGCGGAGCGGCTGCTCAGCGATGTCATCGGCCTCGACTGGGCCTACGTCCACGACGAGGCCTGCCGCTGGGAGCACGTGATGAGCGAGCGGGTGGAGCGGCGGCTCTACGAACTCCTCGGCAAGCCCTCCGAATCGCCGTACGGCAACCCGATCCCCGGCCTCGCGGCCATCGGTGGGGTCGAGTCCGAGCGGTTCACCGACGGCGTGGTGACCCTGCTGTCCGCCATGGGCACGTATGCGCCCGGGAATCAGGTCACCCTGGTGCGCCTCGCCGAGCCGATCCAGGTGGATCCTGAACTGCTCACGCAGCTCGACGAGGGCGGCCTCCGCCCCGGAGCGCAGCTCACGCTCGAATCCGTGGGCGACTACGTGTCCGTCCGTGTGCCGGGGGTCGAGGGCGCCCTGGAACTGCCGCCCGAGGTCGCCTCGCACGTGTTCGTCTCCGTCGCTGCCTGA
- a CDS encoding NlpC/P60 family protein, whose product MSNSSSLGRHRAARNVSALTNLSTAVTSNAGSVGRQAAVIVAASGLVLTAGLPAHGATPAEREVTSSTALTVSRVVSAEVTVPATATVSFDRVAVEVTAAPEPVVEAPAPVVEEQAPAAPAPVAAPVAVAPAPVAAPAAPAPAAAPVVAAPVAAPAPVAPAAAPAAVAPAPAAPQPAPAPAPSSGVAAGLVGSAYAQIGVAQDCTAMVEKALRSVGKSVGDLAPGQFFQFGDVVGSPAPGDLVITGGHVAIYVGNGQVISGGLNGMNTGLHSLSDLPGASFVRVR is encoded by the coding sequence GTGTCCAATAGCTCTTCACTGGGCCGCCACCGTGCGGCCCGGAACGTCAGCGCGCTGACGAACCTGTCCACTGCAGTCACCTCGAACGCCGGATCGGTCGGCCGCCAGGCAGCCGTCATCGTCGCCGCCTCGGGCCTCGTCCTCACAGCCGGCCTCCCGGCCCACGGCGCCACCCCCGCAGAGCGTGAAGTAACCTCCTCCACGGCGTTGACCGTGAGCCGGGTCGTCTCGGCCGAGGTCACCGTCCCCGCCACCGCCACGGTCTCCTTCGACCGCGTGGCCGTCGAGGTCACCGCCGCCCCCGAACCCGTCGTCGAGGCACCTGCGCCCGTCGTCGAGGAGCAGGCACCCGCCGCGCCGGCCCCGGTCGCAGCACCCGTCGCCGTCGCTCCCGCCCCGGTCGCAGCGCCGGCCGCACCCGCCCCGGCGGCAGCACCTGTCGTCGCCGCTCCCGTCGCAGCGCCGGCTCCCGTGGCACCTGCCGCAGCGCCCGCCGCCGTCGCACCGGCCCCCGCGGCTCCCCAGCCCGCTCCTGCCCCCGCCCCGTCCTCCGGCGTCGCTGCCGGCCTGGTCGGCTCGGCGTACGCCCAGATCGGCGTGGCCCAGGACTGCACCGCCATGGTCGAGAAGGCACTGCGCTCGGTCGGCAAGTCCGTGGGCGATCTCGCCCCGGGCCAGTTCTTCCAGTTCGGCGACGTCGTCGGGAGCCCTGCGCCCGGTGATCTCGTCATCACCGGCGGCCACGTGGCCATCTACGTCGGCAACGGCCAGGTCATCAGTGGCGGCCTGAACGGTATGAACACCGGCCTCCACTCCCTGTCCGACCTGCCCGGCGCCAGCTTCGTCCGCGTCCGCTAG
- a CDS encoding NlpC/P60 family protein: MPSSVMPARHRAEARSAAGFSELARAVTSNATGMGRQAAVIVAASGLVLSSGVAANAADVQPQRDVAASSISLASARTAVVAPAEPVVSFNRTAVKVNAKPVVAPQEPVAAAPVVEAPVAAAPVAPAPVAAVEVPVAVQAAAPVAAPAPVAAPAAAAAPVAPAPAPAAPAAPAASSGVAATIAAAAKGQLGVTQDCTRLASNSLAAAGINFHGWPAGYLSLGRTVSAGEAIPGDLIYYADGGMGMAHIAVYIGGGQAVHGGFNGNSTVIAPAELGSGGVYIRVGG; this comes from the coding sequence ATGCCTTCATCCGTCATGCCCGCACGCCACAGAGCAGAAGCGCGGTCCGCCGCCGGCTTCTCGGAGCTCGCCAGAGCAGTCACCTCGAACGCGACCGGGATGGGCCGCCAGGCCGCCGTCATCGTCGCCGCTTCGGGCCTCGTCCTCTCCAGCGGCGTCGCCGCCAACGCAGCCGACGTCCAGCCCCAGCGCGACGTCGCCGCGTCCAGCATCTCCCTCGCCTCGGCCCGCACCGCCGTCGTCGCGCCCGCCGAGCCCGTCGTCTCCTTCAACAGGACCGCGGTCAAGGTCAACGCGAAGCCCGTCGTCGCCCCCCAGGAGCCCGTCGCCGCAGCGCCGGTCGTCGAGGCCCCGGTGGCCGCAGCGCCCGTCGCCCCGGCTCCCGTCGCCGCCGTCGAGGTCCCCGTGGCCGTCCAGGCCGCAGCTCCCGTCGCCGCACCGGCACCCGTCGCCGCACCGGCAGCAGCCGCTGCTCCGGTCGCCCCGGCCCCGGCACCGGCAGCCCCCGCGGCTCCCGCCGCGTCGTCGGGCGTCGCCGCGACGATCGCCGCAGCGGCCAAGGGCCAGCTGGGCGTCACCCAGGACTGCACCCGCCTGGCCAGCAACTCGCTGGCCGCCGCGGGCATCAACTTCCACGGCTGGCCGGCAGGATACCTCTCCCTGGGACGCACGGTCAGCGCCGGCGAGGCCATCCCCGGTGACCTCATCTACTACGCCGACGGCGGCATGGGCATGGCCCACATCGCCGTGTACATCGGCGGCGGCCAGGCCGTCCACGGTGGGTTCAACGGCAACTCCACGGTCATCGCCCCCGCCGAGCTCGGCTCGGGCGGCGTGTACATCCGCGTCGGCGGCTGA
- a CDS encoding HNH endonuclease, giving the protein MRTLVLNAGYEPLAVVTFRRALVLVLTGKASVVAEDDDPVVGPTEVLGRPSVILLNRYVKVPYRHDVTATRRGVLRRDNHLCAYCGKTASTIDHVQPRSKGGADTWENLVACCLTCNNAKGDKTLSSLGWKLRVVPRPPRGPQWQIRELEKPAPQWSEFLAENAA; this is encoded by the coding sequence ATGCGCACTCTTGTTCTGAATGCAGGGTATGAACCACTGGCGGTGGTCACCTTCCGCCGGGCACTGGTGCTTGTGCTCACGGGCAAGGCCAGCGTCGTCGCCGAGGACGACGATCCGGTCGTCGGACCGACGGAAGTGCTGGGCCGGCCGTCGGTGATCCTCCTCAACCGGTACGTGAAGGTCCCGTACCGGCACGACGTGACCGCCACGCGACGCGGGGTCCTGCGCCGCGACAACCACCTATGCGCCTACTGCGGGAAGACCGCCTCGACCATCGATCACGTGCAGCCGCGCTCCAAGGGCGGCGCCGACACCTGGGAGAACCTCGTGGCGTGCTGCCTCACGTGCAACAACGCCAAGGGCGACAAGACGCTCAGCAGCCTCGGCTGGAAGCTGAGGGTGGTCCCACGTCCGCCCCGCGGGCCGCAGTGGCAGATCCGAGAACTCGAGAAACCGGCACCGCAGTGGAGCGAGTTCCTCGCGGAGAACGCCGCGTGA
- the mobA gene encoding molybdenum cofactor guanylyltransferase: protein MTPGAPPFDAVVLAGGRSTRLGGVPKAGLVLDGETLLERTCTALASALHLTVVGPVPDDRPATRRASFVREEPAFAGPAAAVVAAFRASSDRAATRPAAPWCAVVACDMPRVGELLALLLAEAAEGGDTSLVAVDGGRDQPLAALYRTDDLAAAVDAVLARGSADNLSMRSLLASVSTRYIPVPPGTTHDVDTWQDARALGVDVP, encoded by the coding sequence GTGACCCCGGGCGCGCCGCCGTTCGACGCCGTCGTCCTGGCCGGGGGCCGTTCCACCCGCCTCGGCGGCGTCCCGAAGGCCGGCCTGGTGCTCGACGGCGAGACCCTGCTCGAGCGCACCTGCACCGCTCTCGCCTCGGCCCTGCACCTGACCGTCGTGGGGCCCGTGCCCGACGACCGCCCCGCGACGCGCCGAGCGTCGTTCGTCCGGGAGGAACCTGCCTTCGCCGGGCCGGCCGCCGCCGTCGTCGCCGCGTTCCGCGCCTCGTCCGACCGCGCCGCGACGCGGCCCGCGGCGCCGTGGTGCGCCGTCGTGGCCTGCGACATGCCCCGCGTCGGTGAGCTGCTCGCACTCCTCCTCGCCGAGGCTGCCGAGGGCGGCGACACCTCGCTGGTGGCGGTCGACGGCGGCCGCGACCAGCCGCTGGCGGCGCTGTACCGCACCGACGACCTCGCCGCCGCCGTCGATGCCGTGCTGGCCCGCGGGTCCGCCGACAACCTCTCGATGCGAAGCCTCCTTGCTAGTGTGAGCACCAGATACATCCCGGTTCCGCCGGGCACGACGCACGACGTCGACACCTGGCAGGACGCACGAGCGCTGGGTGTCGACGTCCCCTGA
- a CDS encoding DUF6457 domain-containing protein, with product MDDREKLLHEWTEKLLAAFEIEGTDVDIDAVLGLAGRAAHGVVRPAAPLTTFVVGYAAGLAVGSGQADEQVAMRSATAVADALCAQAAAERGTA from the coding sequence ATGGACGACCGCGAGAAACTGCTGCACGAGTGGACCGAGAAGCTGCTCGCCGCCTTCGAGATCGAAGGGACCGACGTCGACATCGACGCCGTCCTCGGTCTGGCCGGACGGGCCGCCCACGGCGTGGTCCGGCCTGCGGCACCCCTCACCACGTTCGTGGTCGGCTACGCCGCCGGGCTCGCCGTCGGCAGCGGGCAGGCCGACGAGCAGGTGGCCATGCGGTCCGCGACGGCGGTGGCCGATGCCCTCTGCGCGCAGGCCGCTGCGGAGCGAGGCACCGCATGA